A window of Bacteroidota bacterium contains these coding sequences:
- a CDS encoding NAD-dependent epimerase/dehydratase family protein, with protein MKDVVKILVTGGAGFIGSALAEKLAEKKENLIVIVDNLVTGIIEKLPTSKHGNIKFIKCDVNNFRDISGVFYSFSFDYVFHYAALVGVKRTLENPVSVLDDIEGLKNILSLSKNTGVKRVYYSSSSEVYGEPVEFPQNEHTTPLNSRLPYAIVKNVGEAFLKSYYKEYGLEYTIFRFFNTYGPKQSKDFVVSKFISRALKNREITIYGDGSQTRTFCYINDNIEATTHAFYNNKFVNDVVNIGGEQEISILNLAKTIIRTTYSTSKIVHHHALEEGDMTRRKPDATKMKKLLNHTLMPLEEGLKIVIENNHFIL; from the coding sequence GTGAAAGACGTTGTAAAAATATTAGTTACCGGTGGTGCCGGATTTATTGGAAGTGCACTGGCCGAAAAATTGGCAGAAAAAAAAGAAAACCTAATTGTTATAGTAGATAATTTGGTTACAGGGATTATTGAAAAGCTACCTACCAGCAAACACGGTAACATTAAGTTCATTAAATGTGATGTAAACAATTTCAGAGATATTTCCGGAGTATTTTATTCCTTTTCATTTGATTATGTTTTTCATTATGCTGCTTTAGTTGGAGTAAAAAGAACATTGGAGAATCCGGTAAGCGTGCTGGATGACATTGAAGGACTTAAAAATATATTAAGCCTTTCTAAAAATACTGGGGTGAAGCGAGTGTATTATTCCTCTTCCTCAGAGGTATATGGTGAACCGGTGGAGTTTCCTCAAAATGAACATACAACCCCCCTCAACTCGCGCCTACCTTATGCAATTGTAAAAAATGTGGGAGAAGCGTTCTTAAAATCCTACTATAAAGAATATGGTTTAGAATACACCATTTTTAGGTTCTTTAATACTTATGGACCAAAACAAAGTAAAGACTTTGTGGTATCTAAATTTATTTCAAGGGCCCTAAAAAACAGGGAGATTACCATATATGGCGATGGTAGCCAAACACGCACCTTTTGTTATATCAACGATAATATTGAAGCAACCACACACGCATTTTATAACAACAAATTCGTAAACGATGTAGTGAACATAGGTGGAGAACAAGAAATAAGTATTTTGAATCTTGCCAAAACCATTATTCGAACCACCTATTCCACCTCAAAAATTGTGCACCATCATGCCCTTGAAGAAGGCGATATGACCCGCAGAAAGCCGGATGCTACCAAAATGAAAAAATTGTTGAATCATACTTTAATGCCTTTGGAAGAAGGTTTAAAAATTGTAATTGAAAACAATCATTTTATTCTATAA
- a CDS encoding polyprenyl synthetase family protein has protein sequence MNTLLSLQKRINSEINSYSATLQLSPAELYEPISYTLLLGGKRMRPVLLLMACDLFDGNIDTAIQPALGIEVFHNFTLLHDDIMDKAPLRRNQATVHEKWNSNVAILSGDTMFVKSYQLIMQTPDAHLRAALEIFCQTAIEVCEGQQLDMNFETQKNVSIADYLHMISLKTAVLLAASLKIGAIIGGANSPNAQSLYDFGKNIGIAFQLQDDILDVFGDAKKFGKQVGGDILSNKKTFLLLSALEQAKGNNLEDLNSWLSKTTFVADEKIGAVKSLFEKLQVKSMAEAKMNEYYQLAIHHLNEVNCNPEKKASLLAFAESLMVREI, from the coding sequence TTGAACACCTTGCTTTCGCTGCAAAAGCGCATAAACTCAGAAATTAATTCATATTCTGCAACGCTTCAATTAAGTCCGGCCGAATTGTATGAACCCATATCCTACACCTTATTATTAGGTGGGAAAAGAATGCGCCCTGTATTGCTCTTAATGGCTTGCGATTTATTTGATGGCAATATCGATACCGCCATTCAACCCGCATTGGGAATTGAAGTTTTTCACAATTTCACTTTGTTGCACGATGATATAATGGACAAGGCACCCTTGCGCAGAAATCAAGCTACGGTGCACGAAAAGTGGAACAGTAATGTAGCTATTTTATCGGGCGATACAATGTTTGTGAAGTCGTATCAGCTTATTATGCAAACACCTGATGCACATTTGAGGGCGGCTCTTGAAATTTTTTGCCAAACAGCAATAGAGGTGTGTGAAGGTCAGCAACTCGATATGAATTTTGAAACACAAAAAAATGTTTCGATTGCCGATTATTTGCACATGATTTCTTTAAAAACCGCTGTGCTACTTGCCGCGAGTTTAAAAATTGGTGCAATCATAGGAGGAGCAAATTCACCAAATGCGCAATCATTGTATGATTTTGGTAAAAATATAGGCATTGCATTTCAATTGCAGGACGACATTTTAGATGTTTTTGGAGATGCAAAAAAATTCGGAAAACAAGTGGGTGGAGATATTTTATCGAACAAAAAAACCTTTTTGCTTTTGAGTGCCTTGGAACAAGCAAAGGGCAATAACTTAGAAGACTTAAACTCCTGGTTAAGCAAAACAACTTTTGTAGCAGACGAAAAAATTGGAGCTGTTAAATCGCTTTTCGAAAAGCTTCAAGTAAAATCGATGGCTGAAGCCAAAATGAATGAATATTATCAATTAGCCATACACCATTTAAATGAGGTGAATTGTAATCCCGAAAAAAAAGCAAGCCTTCTGGCTTTTGCAGAAAGTTTAATGGTTCGTGAAATTTAA
- a CDS encoding sigma-54-dependent Fis family transcriptional regulator — protein MSKILIIDDEKPIRKALREILEYENHKVEEAEDGAEGISKIEKAGYDLILCDVKMPKKDGIEVLEKIQSLQLDTPVVMISGHGNIETAVEAVKKGAFDFISKPLDLNRLLVTLRNAMDKSSLVTETKVLKKKLSKSTEMIGTSEAIAKIKSMIERVAPTDARVLITGGNGTGKELVARLIHEKSNRSAAPLIEVNCAAIPSELIESELFGHEKGAFTSAVTQRKGKFEQAEGGTIFLDEIGDMSLSAQAKVLRALQENKITRVGGEKEIKVNVRVVAATNKNLQKEIADNNFREDLYHRLSVILIHVPSLTERKEDIPLLTEYFLTRLCEEHGMPQKSISSEAIKELQKMKWTGNIREFKNVIERLLILCDKTISDKEVLAFASPLK, from the coding sequence ATGTCGAAAATATTGATAATTGATGATGAAAAGCCCATTCGCAAAGCCTTACGGGAAATTTTAGAGTACGAAAATCATAAAGTGGAAGAAGCTGAAGATGGTGCTGAAGGTATTTCAAAAATTGAAAAGGCTGGCTATGATTTGATTTTATGCGATGTGAAAATGCCCAAAAAAGACGGCATTGAAGTACTTGAAAAAATTCAATCCTTGCAGTTGGATACGCCGGTTGTAATGATTTCGGGACATGGAAATATTGAAACAGCAGTAGAAGCAGTAAAAAAAGGAGCTTTTGATTTTATTTCCAAACCGCTCGATTTGAACCGCTTGCTGGTGACCTTGCGCAATGCCATGGATAAGTCCAGTTTAGTTACTGAAACAAAAGTCTTAAAGAAAAAGCTGAGTAAAAGCACCGAAATGATCGGTACTTCTGAAGCCATTGCTAAAATAAAGAGCATGATAGAGCGTGTTGCTCCTACCGATGCTAGAGTGCTCATTACAGGTGGAAATGGTACCGGAAAGGAATTGGTTGCCCGACTTATTCATGAAAAAAGCAACCGTTCAGCTGCACCACTCATTGAAGTGAATTGTGCAGCCATACCTTCCGAATTAATAGAAAGCGAATTGTTTGGTCATGAGAAGGGGGCATTTACTTCGGCTGTTACTCAACGAAAGGGCAAGTTTGAACAAGCCGAAGGCGGCACCATTTTTTTAGACGAAATTGGGGATATGAGTTTGAGTGCCCAAGCTAAGGTGCTGCGGGCCTTGCAAGAGAATAAAATTACGCGAGTAGGTGGTGAAAAGGAAATTAAAGTGAATGTGAGGGTAGTGGCAGCAACCAATAAAAATCTTCAGAAAGAAATTGCCGATAACAACTTTCGCGAAGACTTGTATCATCGCTTAAGCGTAATTCTTATTCATGTGCCTTCGTTAACTGAACGAAAAGAAGATATTCCCTTGTTAACAGAATATTTCCTTACGCGTTTATGTGAAGAGCATGGCATGCCTCAGAAATCAATAAGCTCAGAGGCAATAAAGGAATTACAAAAAATGAAATGGACAGGTAATATACGTGAATTCAAAAACGTAATTGAACGTTTGTTGATATTGTGCGATAAAACAATCAGTGATAAAGAAGTACTTGCTTTCGCAAGTCCATTGAAATAG
- a CDS encoding exopolyphosphatase, producing the protein MRIAIIDLGTNTFNLLIAHLSIDNGFTVEFSDKIAVKLGEGGINSDTILPLPFARGIAAIGAHLETIKRFDVETIQAFATSAIRSARNGAAFVKQVKDNFLLEVEVIDGDKEATLIYEGVRMGVTLTHNNSLIMDIGGGSTEFIIGNATEILWKQSFNLGAARLLEKFKPHDPILEQEVKAIEHYFNTQLQSLSVAIEEHGVTELIGSSGSFDTFAEMIGFKFYTPIDLNRQTSYDFCMNDFYSIHQQLLLSNKVERLQTPGIIEMRADMIVVSAVFTNYILTRYSLSNMRLSTYALKEGVIANRMRTLHIN; encoded by the coding sequence ATGCGAATTGCCATAATTGATTTAGGAACCAATACCTTTAATTTATTAATTGCTCACCTTTCCATAGATAATGGTTTTACAGTTGAATTCAGTGATAAGATTGCTGTGAAGTTAGGTGAAGGAGGTATTAATTCAGATACAATTTTGCCCCTACCTTTCGCGCGTGGAATTGCTGCAATTGGAGCTCATTTGGAAACTATAAAACGATTTGACGTCGAAACTATTCAAGCATTTGCTACCTCAGCTATTCGAAGTGCGAGGAATGGTGCAGCGTTTGTAAAACAAGTGAAGGATAATTTTTTGTTGGAGGTGGAGGTTATTGATGGTGATAAGGAAGCAACATTAATTTATGAAGGTGTGCGTATGGGTGTAACCTTAACGCACAACAACTCCTTGATTATGGATATTGGCGGTGGAAGTACCGAATTTATCATTGGCAATGCAACTGAAATTTTATGGAAGCAGAGCTTTAATCTTGGAGCTGCGCGCTTGCTCGAAAAATTCAAACCACATGATCCCATTTTGGAACAAGAAGTAAAAGCAATTGAGCACTATTTTAACACGCAACTTCAAAGCCTTTCAGTTGCCATAGAGGAACATGGTGTAACTGAATTGATAGGCTCTTCCGGTTCATTCGATACCTTTGCTGAAATGATTGGATTTAAATTTTATACGCCTATTGACCTAAACCGTCAAACCAGTTATGATTTTTGCATGAATGATTTTTATAGCATACACCAGCAGCTTTTGTTATCCAATAAAGTTGAACGACTTCAAACTCCCGGAATAATTGAAATGCGGGCTGATATGATTGTAGTTTCTGCGGTATTTACTAACTATATTTTAACACGATATTCCCTTTCCAACATGCGACTCAGCACTTATGCATTAAAGGAAGGAGTTATCGCAAATAGGATGCGCACTTTACATATAAACTAA
- the bioD gene encoding dethiobiotin synthase gives MRNIFVTGIGTDVGKTVVSAILAEALQYDYWKPVQSGSFYGTDSITVRNLVKSEKVFVHPEAILLKHALSPHAAAEQEGIHLDAEKIELPKSNNRIIIEGSGGVLVPLNHHYFVADMIKKFDCEAVVVIQNYLGSTNHSLLSLEALKVRNIPIKGLVFNGAPHKPTEEIITHFSGAKIIGRVLPEKAINTDVIQKYAQQFKEFLFA, from the coding sequence ATGCGTAATATTTTTGTCACTGGAATTGGCACAGATGTCGGTAAAACAGTTGTTTCGGCCATACTCGCAGAAGCGCTTCAATATGATTATTGGAAACCTGTGCAATCAGGCAGTTTTTACGGAACCGACTCTATCACTGTCCGAAACTTAGTAAAAAGTGAAAAGGTGTTTGTTCACCCTGAAGCTATATTATTAAAACATGCCTTATCTCCGCATGCAGCGGCCGAGCAAGAAGGTATTCACCTTGATGCCGAAAAAATTGAATTACCAAAATCAAACAATCGCATAATCATCGAAGGTTCAGGAGGCGTGTTAGTCCCCTTAAATCACCATTATTTTGTAGCCGATATGATTAAAAAATTCGATTGCGAAGCCGTGGTAGTAATTCAAAATTATTTAGGCAGCACCAATCATTCCTTGCTTTCGCTGGAAGCCCTGAAGGTGCGCAATATTCCAATTAAAGGATTGGTTTTTAATGGAGCTCCACACAAACCTACCGAAGAAATTATTACCCATTTTAGTGGTGCAAAAATTATTGGGAGAGTCTTGCCCGAAAAAGCCATAAATACGGATGTGATCCAAAAATATGCACAACAATTTAAAGAGTTTTTGTTTGCATGA
- a CDS encoding 1-acyl-sn-glycerol-3-phosphate acyltransferase: protein MVLFLFKLFYRLKGWKTGTPLPPDITHCIVIAAPHTSNWDFVYGIVSINLFKLKINYLAKKELFVWPIKNIFLKSGGIPVERKGNHHLVDSMVELFKSKDRVILAIPPEGTRKRVAKWKSGFYHIALAANVPVVLGYIDYKTRTAGFGPVLKMTGDKKSDWEKIRAFYATIQAKNPEDFNVDAIYFE, encoded by the coding sequence ATGGTACTTTTTTTATTTAAGCTTTTTTATCGCCTTAAAGGCTGGAAAACAGGAACTCCGCTTCCTCCCGATATTACCCATTGTATTGTAATTGCAGCGCCACACACCAGCAATTGGGATTTTGTATATGGCATAGTTTCTATCAATCTTTTTAAACTAAAAATAAATTATTTAGCAAAGAAGGAATTGTTTGTTTGGCCAATAAAAAATATTTTTTTGAAAAGCGGCGGTATACCGGTTGAGCGCAAAGGCAATCATCACTTGGTGGATTCAATGGTGGAGTTATTTAAAAGTAAAGACCGTGTAATTCTGGCCATCCCGCCGGAAGGAACGCGCAAACGGGTAGCAAAATGGAAAAGTGGTTTTTACCACATCGCCCTTGCCGCCAATGTACCTGTAGTACTGGGCTATATCGATTATAAAACACGCACTGCAGGATTTGGACCGGTATTGAAAATGACAGGAGATAAAAAAAGTGATTGGGAAAAAATTCGTGCTTTTTATGCTACCATTCAAGCTAAAAATCCGGAAGATTTTAATGTGGATGCAATATATTTCGAATAG
- the preA gene encoding NAD-dependent dihydropyrimidine dehydrogenase subunit PreA, whose protein sequence is MANLESSFLGIKSPNPFWLASAPPTDKKINVMRAFEAGWGGVVWKTLGDQVKNVSSRYSSVDFGGHRAMGFNNIELISDRPLEINLREIREVLREFPDRAMIVSLMANNTKESWRELIKKVQDTGCHGLELNFGCPHGMVERGMGAVVGQDPSIAKMVVEWVMEYAEIPVITKLTPNVHSVVPAGEAVIAAGTNGLSLINTIQSITGVDLDTFVPNPNVGGMSVYGGYCGPAVKPIALKFLTSLGRNEKTSKTPISGIGGISTWKDAAEFMLLGASNVQVCTAAMKHGFRIVTDMCDGLSNWMDEKGFKTIDDFVGLSIKKITHWEELDINYHITANIDQEKCIHCGLCYIACEDTSHQSIDIRKGMPYNTYTIKEEECVGCNLCKIMCPVNDCITMVEHRKGPEYLNWKEYQKRGLPLNDH, encoded by the coding sequence ATGGCAAATCTTGAGTCCTCCTTTTTAGGAATAAAATCTCCAAATCCTTTTTGGTTGGCGAGTGCTCCTCCAACAGATAAAAAAATAAATGTAATGCGCGCTTTCGAAGCCGGTTGGGGTGGTGTGGTATGGAAAACACTGGGCGACCAGGTTAAAAATGTTTCTTCACGCTACTCTTCTGTTGACTTTGGCGGGCACCGAGCCATGGGTTTTAATAATATTGAATTGATAAGTGATAGACCGCTTGAAATAAACTTGCGTGAAATTCGTGAAGTATTGAGAGAATTCCCCGACCGTGCCATGATTGTTTCGTTAATGGCAAACAATACCAAAGAAAGTTGGAGAGAACTGATTAAAAAAGTTCAGGATACCGGATGTCATGGTTTGGAATTAAATTTTGGCTGCCCCCACGGAATGGTGGAAAGAGGCATGGGTGCAGTGGTTGGACAAGACCCAAGCATTGCAAAAATGGTAGTGGAATGGGTAATGGAATATGCCGAAATTCCGGTTATCACAAAACTTACCCCCAATGTGCATTCGGTTGTTCCTGCCGGTGAGGCTGTGATTGCTGCCGGTACAAATGGACTTTCCTTAATAAATACCATTCAATCCATAACCGGTGTTGACCTCGATACTTTTGTTCCCAATCCCAATGTGGGTGGAATGAGTGTGTATGGCGGATATTGTGGCCCGGCAGTGAAGCCTATCGCACTTAAATTTTTGACTTCCCTTGGAAGAAATGAAAAAACTTCTAAAACGCCCATCTCCGGAATTGGCGGAATAAGTACCTGGAAAGATGCTGCAGAGTTTATGCTACTTGGCGCCAGTAACGTTCAGGTGTGCACCGCTGCCATGAAGCATGGTTTCCGCATTGTTACTGATATGTGTGATGGATTGAGCAACTGGATGGACGAAAAAGGATTTAAAACAATTGATGACTTTGTGGGGCTATCCATCAAAAAAATTACCCATTGGGAAGAATTAGATATCAATTACCACATTACTGCAAATATTGATCAGGAGAAATGCATACACTGCGGTTTGTGCTACATCGCTTGTGAAGATACCTCACATCAATCCATCGATATCCGCAAAGGAATGCCTTATAACACTTATACCATTAAAGAAGAGGAATGTGTTGGCTGCAACTTATGCAAAATCATGTGCCCGGTAAACGATTGCATTACCATGGTAGAACACCGAAAAGGACCTGAATACCTCAATTGGAAAGAATATCAAAAAAGAGGTCTGCCATTAAACGATCATTAA
- a CDS encoding cytochrome P460 family protein, translated as MKKNSLLISICMALVILQACRNDKVEAGYDEALYDEVSESGGYTYFQNGMLLPGISPSPHGAFKLRFNAIAQSVLDTTGKIPIGTKFPDDAVLVKEVYTGTSISLLVVMKKSSNHASAANGWLWAEYTTDGSADYSVSKKGEACIGCHNGAPNRDFTRTFDLH; from the coding sequence ATGAAAAAAAATAGCTTACTAATTAGTATTTGTATGGCTCTAGTAATACTTCAGGCCTGCCGCAATGATAAAGTGGAAGCAGGGTATGATGAAGCACTATACGACGAAGTTTCAGAATCAGGAGGATATACCTATTTTCAAAATGGGATGCTATTACCCGGCATTTCTCCGAGCCCGCATGGCGCTTTTAAACTACGCTTTAATGCTATTGCTCAATCTGTTTTGGATACTACTGGTAAAATTCCAATTGGAACTAAATTTCCTGATGACGCGGTATTAGTTAAAGAAGTTTATACCGGAACAAGTATATCTTTATTGGTGGTAATGAAAAAAAGTTCAAACCATGCAAGTGCCGCCAATGGCTGGTTGTGGGCTGAATACACTACCGATGGTTCCGCAGATTATAGTGTAAGTAAAAAAGGGGAAGCCTGCATCGGATGCCATAATGGAGCACCGAACCGGGATTTTACACGCACCTTTGATTTACACTAA